The following proteins are encoded in a genomic region of Mycobacterium kiyosense:
- the nanT gene encoding MFS transporter: MTRQRLTSDQRNSFIAAFLGWTMDAFDYFIVVLVYQDIAQTFHRSKTEVAFVTTATLVMRPVGALLFGLWADRVGRRLPLMVDVAFYSIVGFLCAFAPNFTVLVILRLLYGIGMGGEWGLGAALAMEKVPTERRGFFSGLLQEGYSFGYLLATVASLVVMDLFGLSWRWLFALSIIPALVSLIIRYRVEESEVWEAAQDRMRLTKTRVRDVLRDAKVIRRFFYLVLLMTAFNWMSHGTQDVYPTFLKATTDGGAALSSPTARWIVVGYNVGAIVGGLVFGTLSQRFGRRYTIVFCAVLALPIVPVFAYSRTAAMLCLGSFLMQLFVQGAWGVIPAHLTEMSPDAIRGLYPGVTYQLGNLLAAFNLPIQEHLAATHGYPFALAATIVPVLTMVALLTFIGKDATGIKFGSAESSFLPVEAS; this comes from the coding sequence GTGACACGACAGCGGCTGACCAGTGACCAGCGCAATTCGTTCATCGCGGCGTTTCTGGGCTGGACCATGGACGCCTTCGACTATTTCATCGTCGTGCTCGTCTATCAGGACATCGCCCAGACGTTCCACCGCAGCAAGACCGAGGTCGCATTCGTCACGACGGCCACCCTCGTGATGCGGCCGGTCGGCGCACTGCTGTTCGGATTGTGGGCAGACCGGGTCGGCCGGCGGCTGCCGTTGATGGTCGACGTCGCGTTCTACTCGATCGTCGGATTCCTGTGCGCGTTCGCGCCCAACTTCACCGTGCTGGTGATCCTGCGTCTGCTCTACGGCATCGGCATGGGTGGCGAGTGGGGGTTGGGTGCCGCGCTGGCCATGGAGAAGGTGCCCACCGAGCGGCGCGGCTTCTTCTCCGGACTGCTGCAGGAGGGCTACTCGTTCGGCTACCTGCTGGCCACCGTGGCGTCGCTGGTGGTGATGGACCTCTTCGGCCTGTCGTGGCGCTGGCTGTTCGCGCTGAGCATCATCCCGGCGCTGGTCAGCCTGATCATCCGCTACCGCGTCGAGGAATCCGAGGTGTGGGAGGCCGCCCAGGACCGGATGCGGCTGACCAAGACCAGGGTGCGCGACGTGCTACGCGACGCGAAGGTCATCCGGCGGTTCTTCTATCTGGTGCTGTTGATGACCGCGTTCAACTGGATGAGCCACGGCACCCAGGACGTCTACCCCACTTTCCTGAAAGCGACCACCGATGGCGGCGCGGCGTTGTCCAGCCCTACCGCCCGGTGGATCGTGGTGGGCTACAACGTCGGCGCCATCGTCGGCGGCCTCGTGTTCGGCACGCTGTCGCAGCGATTCGGGCGTCGCTACACCATCGTGTTCTGTGCGGTCCTGGCGCTGCCGATCGTGCCGGTGTTCGCCTATTCGCGGACCGCCGCGATGCTGTGCCTCGGCTCGTTCCTGATGCAGCTATTCGTGCAGGGCGCCTGGGGCGTAATCCCGGCGCACCTCACCGAGATGTCGCCGGATGCGATCCGCGGTCTGTATCCCGGAGTGACTTATCAGCTGGGAAACCTGTTGGCGGCGTTCAACTTACCGATCCAGGAACACCTGGCCGCGACCCACGGCTACCCGTTCGCGCTGGCGGCGACGATCGTGCCGGTGCTGACGATGGTGGCGTTGTTGACGTTCATCGGCAAAGACGCCACCGGGATCAAGTTCGGCAGCGCCGAAAGTTCTTTTCTGCCGGTGGAAGCGTCCTGA
- a CDS encoding anti-sigma factor antagonist yields MKTVAIGSAPASASTRLDSQISDPNGTLRAVTECTGSAVVVHVGGEIDASNEVIWQRLMNKSAAIAIAPGPFVIDIRELEFLGSCAYAVLAQESVRCRRRGVNLRLVSSQPIVARTIAACGLRRLLPMYTTVESALAPPA; encoded by the coding sequence ATGAAGACTGTCGCGATCGGATCTGCTCCCGCTTCCGCGAGCACGCGACTCGATTCGCAGATCAGCGATCCGAACGGCACGCTGCGGGCGGTCACCGAATGCACCGGCTCGGCAGTCGTCGTTCATGTCGGCGGTGAGATCGACGCCAGCAACGAGGTCATCTGGCAGCGTCTGATGAACAAGAGCGCAGCCATCGCCATCGCGCCGGGCCCGTTCGTCATCGACATCCGCGAGCTCGAATTCCTCGGCTCCTGTGCCTACGCGGTGTTGGCGCAAGAATCGGTGCGCTGCCGGCGTCGCGGCGTGAATCTGCGACTGGTCAGCAGTCAGCCGATTGTGGCGCGCACTATTGCCGCGTGCGGACTGCGTCGCCTGCTGCCGATGTACACCACCGTCGAGTCCGCGCTGGCCCCGCCGGCCTGA
- a CDS encoding membrane protein: MTAFLLRAALTGLALWVVTLFVHGLRFVGGETTLQRVAIIFVVAVLFGFVNAIVKPIVQILSIPMYILTLGLFHIVVNAFMLWITARITEHTTHWGLQIDHFWWTAIWAAILLSIVSWLLSLLTRRAQRATR; the protein is encoded by the coding sequence ATGACGGCTTTTCTGTTGCGTGCCGCGCTGACCGGGCTCGCGTTGTGGGTGGTGACCCTGTTCGTGCACGGACTGCGCTTCGTCGGTGGTGAGACGACGCTGCAGCGGGTCGCCATCATCTTCGTCGTCGCGGTGCTCTTCGGGTTCGTCAATGCGATCGTCAAGCCGATCGTGCAGATCCTGTCGATTCCGATGTACATCCTGACCCTCGGCCTGTTCCACATCGTCGTCAACGCGTTCATGTTGTGGATCACCGCCCGGATCACCGAGCACACCACCCACTGGGGACTGCAGATCGACCACTTCTGGTGGACCGCGATCTGGGCGGCGATCCTGTTGTCGATCGTCAGCTGGTTGCTGTCGCTGCTGACCCGGCGGGCCCAGCGCGCGACGCGGTAA